In a single window of the Mucilaginibacter defluvii genome:
- a CDS encoding ArnT family glycosyltransferase — protein MIYRNKRAEYHKFVLIFVLVKVALNLLAISNFGFHRDELLHLSLADHLDWGFKEVPPFIALLAKISLGLFGDSVFASRLFTTIASGIIIWLTGMITIELGGRKFAIAIACLSMIFAPAFAASGYLFQPVVFDQLWWVLAAWCMVRYVNTSSTLFLYGFGLTTGVGMLTKYTMAFFAAALVISVLISRQRKVLFTKHTLGAAMLALVVFLPNLIWQWQHNFPVLQHMSELRETQLEYIKAGDFIAQQLMVNGIALFVWLTGFAFLLVSFKLRKYQFLAFAYILIFIFLLQMNGKNYYLFGAYPMLFAAGGCGFDRLFKTAGNPLRAVAIIVVTLPNLLLLPTVLPVLPLHQTVRAISFTKNLMPGLSFLTRWEDQQQHATTQDYADMLGWDEMAGLTAKAYHGLSDQAKAQTRIFAENYGQAGAINVFGKRLNLPQVVSLSSSFSLWAPDSLVPKYLIYIAEDDEGVKELQPFIERYVKIGSVNNALSREKGTGVYILYNPLPSLNQRYKKELAELRK, from the coding sequence ATGATCTACAGGAATAAGCGGGCCGAGTATCATAAGTTTGTATTGATATTTGTGCTTGTAAAGGTAGCGCTTAATTTGTTAGCCATTTCAAACTTCGGTTTTCACCGCGACGAGTTGCTGCACCTTTCACTGGCTGATCACCTGGACTGGGGGTTTAAAGAAGTACCGCCATTTATTGCCCTGCTTGCTAAAATATCATTAGGCCTGTTCGGCGATTCGGTATTCGCTTCCCGCCTTTTCACTACAATAGCCAGTGGCATAATCATCTGGCTAACCGGCATGATCACTATTGAACTGGGCGGCCGTAAGTTCGCCATCGCCATTGCCTGCCTTTCCATGATATTCGCCCCTGCGTTCGCTGCCAGCGGGTACCTGTTTCAGCCAGTGGTGTTCGATCAGTTATGGTGGGTATTAGCGGCCTGGTGTATGGTACGGTATGTAAATACCTCATCTACATTATTTTTATACGGCTTTGGCTTAACCACTGGCGTGGGCATGCTTACCAAATATACTATGGCTTTCTTCGCGGCAGCGTTAGTTATATCGGTATTGATCAGCAGGCAGCGTAAAGTATTATTTACTAAACATACCCTTGGCGCGGCAATGTTGGCGCTGGTAGTGTTTTTACCCAACCTGATATGGCAATGGCAGCATAACTTCCCGGTGCTGCAACACATGAGCGAACTGCGCGAAACACAGCTTGAATACATTAAAGCAGGCGACTTTATTGCGCAGCAGCTAATGGTTAACGGCATTGCCCTGTTCGTTTGGTTAACCGGCTTTGCATTTTTGCTGGTATCTTTCAAGCTTCGCAAGTATCAGTTTTTGGCATTTGCCTACATCCTCATCTTCATTTTTTTGTTGCAGATGAACGGCAAAAACTACTACTTGTTTGGGGCCTACCCTATGCTGTTTGCAGCTGGTGGCTGCGGGTTCGATCGTTTGTTTAAAACAGCGGGCAATCCATTGCGCGCTGTAGCTATTATAGTCGTAACCTTGCCTAATTTACTACTGCTGCCAACAGTTTTGCCGGTGTTACCCTTACATCAAACCGTTAGAGCAATTAGTTTTACTAAAAATTTGATGCCCGGATTAAGTTTTTTAACGCGTTGGGAGGACCAGCAACAACACGCCACAACGCAGGATTATGCCGACATGCTGGGCTGGGATGAAATGGCCGGCCTAACCGCCAAAGCATACCATGGGCTAAGCGACCAGGCTAAAGCACAAACGCGCATCTTCGCCGAAAATTACGGACAGGCCGGCGCCATCAATGTATTTGGCAAACGGTTAAACTTACCGCAGGTGGTATCGCTCAGCAGCAGCTTTTCGCTTTGGGCGCCCGACAGCCTGGTACCTAAATACCTTATTTACATTGCTGAGGATGATGAAGGCGTAAAAGAATTGCAGCCCTTTATAGAGCGCTATGTGAAAATAGGCTCGGTTAATAACGCGCTGTCCAGGGAAAAAGGTACCGGTGTATATATATTGTATAACCCACTGCCATCGTTAAACCAACGTTATAAAAAAGAACTTGCTGAGCTAAGAAAGTAA
- a CDS encoding carboxypeptidase-like regulatory domain-containing protein, with the protein MKKLPLLLLCLFSINCLAQQKLTKSPRSSKYTYYYKISDEDLLALYLHPDKEPDDKVLKQKVDSVITKNEALYTPKLAPGNYVKVYAYENRLMFSLLEKHNVGIQLLSQDKRIEFILTNNNGSIITNTAVTNNGEQIAYNQENGIYSFKPAKQNVIKVVHKGVSNFFSFNQPEIEKPSFLTRWFKNIFSKKPKQRHYTYNPKADYPGFVVLNKPKYKPGDTVRLKAFIVDKKSKKPFKNKPVLVRLADEYGDDDFKTLATINSYRPGMYEYSFVLTDSLDIDLDDTYQIILTDTKKLQKKNDDDDDDDEEELEESEKNYLQFVSTKFEYEEYELKAINFNVRSDKETHQPGDTLNIYLKATDENGLPVPDGRVDLLVKASLINNYKGDHVFVPDTLWTHTVQLDPLGETKVTLPNSIFPPVNMSYSVQAEFLNSSNEHRSESTYLNYKADNYQVKTKLNGDTLKIHSYIKGKKSPLKATIFAISNSDTLKTQRLVLPADIIIDPYVSDYVIVTDSTRTEFNLGIEETGVVITGKRTADSAKVAVKNKHKLHLWYSIYLDDKLFERGEADSLNYKKAIKSKSNVTVFAYYIWGGKLRTSRESFFNYDKSLNIDVQQPMTIYPGQKVTTELTVTDSKGKPVADADITAWSLTSKFEEYHAPSVPYFGKFGEVPNPLTRYRQNELTNNQTLLLNWSRWSREMGLDTIEYYKFTHPNTIYTTTENTPDNITQIAPFVVKKGDIIPAHIVYIDNIPVYFSQTQDLKRYSFRVDSGMHDIRMRTNKMDIEVKDVVIAHGKKTIFSINADSTLKRFDISINKAPDTLLNDEKRTLNNYLISVENTFKMQLATLQQGERLFLLNPKATGNSKQRVLTGPIAPNLATYKLGSEKEQNFITETGYNYTFLPGLLKQKSFDGNPYNKQLNYGEPVVDYTHLALTPTAVDTLWQNYLDRRSQTLNLFENSYTPAKNAGRLKIKLVAEEKYFIKNVLIYKSKDIEFLRIYRGNERDFGNLEAGEYRLMFLLKGDEYFVQDDIIVKPHGANFYAISLKPLPRDSVSIKINRVIQQRAGMHNNTDKEIRNDALLIQETFNEKYTDIKNFTNVITGTVIGASDKAPLPGVSIAVKGTKHGVVTDSKGNFRLSVPKTGKITVALIGYITEEFTIKPGDNYALMLNESSSHLDEVVVVGYGSQSKKALTGAIASVSAESPQIFSSLQGKLAGLSITHGAPESGYTIQVRGLTTLTTGANPLVVVDGKIITEAEFKSMNPNDIGDISVLKDAAATAIYGARAANGVILITSKKKQAADEAEANLAAQNGGNTLRKNFKDYAYWQPRLTTDVNGKARFTTVFPDDITNWRTFFIGISNNMETALAEGSIKSFKPVSASLISPQFAVEGDKMNVIGKVMNYNSTPAMLQRTFSYNGSPLKQDSLSVVNSKIDTLTITASTNDSLSLEYAIKRTNGYSDGEQRKIPVVKPGVQETKGIFEVMRGDTSINLKFDAALGKVTFRAEASALPALLEETDKLREYRYLCNEQLASKLKGLLSEERIKKYLKQPFTREKNILEIIKKLNENKKGSGLWGWWKESDEEMWISRHAIEALLDAEKAGYGTHFDKQKITAYLLFQAEKYSNYDKLYVLELLLKLEAKADYKKYIAAVQKEQSVLKYQSAYNKYRLMLIQQKAGLQVNIDEVLSSKKSTMFGNVYWGENNSYAFFDNSVQLSILAYQIIKNSGKNQPLLDRITGYLLEQRRDGGWRNTYESSLILETILPDLMKEKDGLKPSRLVLSGGKNETINTFPYSATFDGQSLGISKTGTLPVYITGYQQYWNSRPEKVSKDFTVNTWIESDGGKITRLKGGKKVTLIADVTARADGEFVMIEIPIPAGCSYESKEQSWRNNEIHREYFKEKVSIFCRKLKQGQYKFEVELMPRYNGEYTLNPAKAELMYFPVFYGRESLKKVSIGGN; encoded by the coding sequence ATGAAAAAACTGCCTTTACTATTACTTTGCCTCTTTTCAATAAATTGCCTGGCGCAGCAAAAGCTCACAAAAAGCCCCCGGAGCAGTAAATACACCTATTACTATAAAATAAGTGATGAGGACCTTTTAGCACTTTACCTGCACCCGGATAAAGAACCTGATGATAAAGTGCTGAAGCAAAAAGTAGACTCCGTAATAACAAAAAACGAAGCTTTATACACCCCGAAACTGGCGCCGGGCAATTATGTAAAGGTATACGCCTACGAGAACCGCCTAATGTTTAGCTTGCTCGAAAAGCATAATGTAGGCATTCAATTACTATCACAAGACAAGCGCATTGAATTTATACTAACCAATAACAACGGCTCCATAATAACCAACACTGCGGTAACTAATAATGGTGAACAGATAGCATATAACCAGGAAAACGGGATTTACTCTTTTAAACCGGCAAAGCAGAATGTTATAAAAGTGGTGCACAAGGGCGTTTCCAACTTTTTCAGTTTCAATCAACCTGAAATTGAAAAACCGTCTTTTTTAACGCGATGGTTTAAAAACATATTTTCAAAAAAACCTAAGCAAAGGCATTACACCTACAACCCAAAAGCAGACTACCCGGGTTTTGTAGTACTTAATAAACCTAAATACAAGCCCGGTGATACGGTAAGGTTAAAAGCTTTTATAGTTGATAAAAAAAGCAAGAAACCATTTAAAAACAAACCGGTACTGGTGCGCCTTGCAGATGAATACGGCGATGATGATTTTAAAACACTGGCTACCATAAACAGCTATCGCCCGGGTATGTACGAGTACAGTTTTGTACTGACCGATAGCCTGGACATTGATCTGGACGATACCTATCAGATTATACTGACTGATACCAAAAAGCTTCAGAAAAAGAACGATGACGACGATGATGATGACGAAGAAGAATTAGAGGAAAGCGAAAAGAACTATCTTCAATTTGTTAGCACTAAGTTTGAGTATGAAGAGTACGAATTAAAAGCCATCAACTTTAACGTACGTTCGGATAAGGAAACACATCAACCGGGCGATACGCTGAACATTTACTTGAAAGCTACGGATGAAAACGGATTGCCGGTGCCCGATGGCCGCGTTGATCTGCTGGTAAAAGCCAGCCTTATTAATAATTATAAAGGCGATCATGTTTTTGTACCCGATACGTTGTGGACGCATACCGTACAGCTCGATCCGCTGGGGGAAACAAAGGTTACGCTACCCAATTCCATTTTTCCTCCGGTAAATATGTCGTATAGTGTCCAGGCCGAGTTTCTGAATTCTTCAAACGAGCATCGCTCTGAATCGACATACCTGAATTACAAGGCTGACAATTATCAGGTAAAAACTAAACTAAACGGCGACACATTAAAAATACATAGCTACATAAAAGGTAAAAAATCGCCGTTAAAAGCAACCATATTTGCCATCAGCAACAGTGATACGCTTAAGACACAAAGACTCGTGTTGCCTGCAGACATAATTATCGATCCTTATGTGAGCGATTATGTTATCGTTACTGATAGCACACGGACTGAATTTAACTTAGGCATCGAGGAAACCGGCGTTGTTATAACAGGTAAACGTACAGCTGATTCGGCTAAAGTCGCCGTAAAAAACAAGCATAAACTGCATTTATGGTACAGCATCTACTTGGACGATAAACTATTTGAGCGTGGCGAAGCCGATTCGTTAAATTATAAAAAGGCCATCAAATCAAAAAGCAACGTCACCGTTTTCGCATATTATATATGGGGCGGAAAACTGCGTACCAGCAGGGAGTCGTTTTTCAACTACGATAAATCCTTGAACATTGATGTGCAGCAGCCCATGACGATATATCCCGGCCAAAAGGTTACAACAGAACTTACGGTTACAGATAGCAAAGGCAAACCCGTTGCTGATGCTGATATAACCGCATGGTCGTTAACCTCAAAATTTGAGGAATACCATGCGCCATCTGTGCCTTACTTTGGCAAGTTTGGTGAAGTGCCCAACCCCCTTACACGCTACCGGCAAAATGAATTAACAAACAACCAAACGCTGCTGCTTAACTGGAGCCGCTGGAGCCGTGAAATGGGATTGGACACTATCGAATATTATAAATTCACCCACCCCAATACGATTTATACTACCACCGAAAATACGCCTGATAACATAACGCAGATTGCACCTTTCGTAGTAAAAAAAGGCGACATAATCCCGGCACATATTGTTTATATTGATAATATACCGGTTTACTTTTCGCAAACGCAGGACCTGAAGCGCTACAGCTTCAGGGTAGACTCGGGTATGCACGATATCAGGATGCGTACAAATAAAATGGATATCGAGGTTAAGGACGTCGTAATAGCGCATGGAAAAAAAACCATATTCAGCATTAATGCTGATTCGACACTTAAACGCTTTGACATTAGTATAAACAAAGCGCCCGACACCTTGCTGAATGATGAAAAGCGGACACTGAATAATTACCTGATCAGTGTTGAAAATACCTTTAAAATGCAATTAGCAACGCTGCAACAGGGCGAAAGGCTATTTTTACTTAACCCGAAGGCCACCGGAAATAGCAAGCAGCGCGTTTTAACCGGCCCGATAGCGCCAAACCTGGCTACTTATAAACTCGGCAGTGAAAAGGAACAGAATTTTATTACTGAAACAGGTTATAATTATACCTTTTTACCGGGTTTGTTAAAACAAAAAAGCTTTGATGGCAATCCGTATAATAAGCAACTAAACTACGGTGAACCTGTGGTTGACTACACCCACCTTGCACTCACTCCTACCGCGGTTGATACCCTTTGGCAAAACTACCTCGACAGGCGCAGCCAAACATTAAACCTTTTTGAAAACAGCTATACACCGGCTAAAAACGCCGGGAGACTAAAAATAAAATTAGTAGCCGAAGAAAAATACTTTATTAAGAATGTGCTGATCTATAAAAGCAAAGACATTGAATTTTTAAGGATTTACCGAGGCAATGAGAGAGACTTTGGGAACCTTGAAGCAGGTGAATACCGGTTGATGTTTTTATTGAAAGGCGATGAATATTTTGTTCAGGATGACATCATTGTAAAACCTCACGGAGCTAACTTTTATGCCATATCATTAAAGCCTCTTCCGCGCGATTCGGTAAGTATAAAAATAAACCGGGTGATTCAGCAACGCGCCGGGATGCATAATAATACCGATAAGGAAATCAGGAACGACGCGCTGCTGATACAAGAAACTTTTAACGAGAAATATACAGATATTAAAAATTTCACAAACGTAATTACCGGAACAGTTATCGGCGCGAGTGATAAAGCACCTCTGCCCGGTGTAAGCATAGCGGTAAAGGGTACTAAGCATGGGGTGGTTACCGACTCAAAAGGTAATTTCAGGCTTAGCGTACCTAAAACCGGCAAGATAACGGTAGCCCTTATCGGTTACATCACAGAGGAATTTACAATAAAGCCGGGAGATAATTATGCTTTAATGCTAAACGAAAGTTCCAGTCATTTGGACGAAGTAGTTGTGGTGGGTTATGGTTCGCAAAGTAAAAAAGCGTTGACCGGCGCAATCGCATCCGTAAGTGCTGAATCTCCACAAATTTTCAGTTCGCTACAAGGAAAATTAGCCGGTTTATCTATAACCCATGGTGCGCCGGAAAGTGGATATACGATACAAGTGAGAGGCTTAACCACGCTTACAACTGGCGCTAACCCGCTTGTAGTGGTTGACGGTAAAATAATAACTGAGGCTGAATTTAAAAGTATGAACCCGAATGATATAGGCGATATATCTGTCTTAAAGGATGCCGCGGCCACCGCCATTTATGGCGCTCGTGCCGCCAACGGTGTTATACTTATTACCAGCAAAAAGAAACAGGCAGCCGACGAAGCAGAGGCGAACCTTGCTGCCCAAAACGGTGGTAATACGTTACGTAAAAACTTTAAGGATTATGCCTACTGGCAACCCAGGTTAACAACGGATGTTAACGGCAAAGCCAGATTTACCACCGTCTTCCCGGATGACATTACCAATTGGCGCACCTTTTTTATCGGCATAAGCAATAACATGGAAACCGCGCTTGCCGAAGGCAGCATTAAATCGTTTAAACCGGTGAGCGCATCGCTAATATCGCCGCAGTTTGCTGTAGAGGGCGATAAAATGAACGTCATCGGCAAGGTGATGAACTACAACTCCACTCCCGCCATGTTGCAACGCACGTTTAGTTACAATGGTTCGCCTTTAAAGCAGGATTCATTATCGGTAGTTAATTCAAAAATAGATACCTTGACCATTACAGCATCAACTAACGATAGCTTATCTCTTGAATACGCCATAAAGCGTACTAATGGTTACAGCGATGGCGAGCAGCGGAAAATACCTGTTGTTAAACCGGGCGTGCAGGAAACCAAAGGCATTTTTGAAGTAATGCGTGGCGATACCAGCATAAACCTGAAGTTTGATGCGGCCTTGGGTAAAGTAACTTTCAGAGCTGAGGCATCTGCATTGCCGGCGTTGCTTGAGGAAACAGATAAATTGCGCGAATACCGCTACCTATGCAACGAGCAGCTGGCATCAAAACTAAAGGGGCTGCTTAGCGAAGAACGGATCAAAAAATATCTTAAACAGCCATTCACGCGCGAAAAAAACATCCTCGAGATCATCAAAAAGCTAAACGAGAACAAAAAGGGCAGCGGCCTTTGGGGATGGTGGAAAGAGAGCGATGAGGAGATGTGGATCAGCAGGCATGCTATTGAGGCGCTGCTTGATGCTGAAAAAGCCGGTTACGGCACCCATTTCGACAAGCAGAAAATAACGGCGTACCTATTATTCCAGGCAGAAAAATATAGCAATTACGATAAACTATACGTACTGGAACTTCTGCTTAAGCTTGAAGCCAAAGCCGATTATAAAAAGTATATAGCCGCTGTTCAAAAAGAGCAATCTGTATTAAAATACCAATCGGCCTATAATAAATACCGCCTGATGCTGATACAGCAAAAGGCCGGGCTACAGGTAAACATTGATGAAGTGTTAAGCAGTAAAAAAAGCACCATGTTCGGCAATGTTTACTGGGGCGAAAATAATAGCTATGCCTTTTTTGACAACTCAGTGCAGTTAAGTATACTCGCTTATCAAATCATAAAAAACTCAGGCAAAAACCAACCATTGCTTGACAGGATAACCGGCTACCTGCTTGAACAGCGGCGTGATGGCGGCTGGCGCAATACCTACGAATCATCTTTAATATTGGAAACTATTTTGCCTGATTTGATGAAAGAGAAAGATGGTCTGAAACCGTCGCGACTGGTATTGTCGGGTGGTAAAAACGAAACGATTAACACTTTCCCCTATTCAGCCACATTCGATGGCCAGTCGCTTGGCATCAGCAAAACAGGCACCTTGCCGGTATACATTACCGGATACCAGCAATACTGGAACAGCAGACCCGAAAAGGTAAGTAAGGATTTTACCGTTAATACCTGGATTGAAAGCGACGGCGGTAAAATAACCAGGTTAAAAGGCGGCAAAAAAGTTACGCTGATAGCCGACGTTACCGCACGTGCCGACGGCGAGTTTGTGATGATTGAAATACCTATCCCGGCCGGATGCTCTTATGAAAGCAAAGAGCAATCGTGGCGTAATAACGAGATACACCGCGAATACTTTAAAGAAAAGGTAAGCATATTTTGCCGCAAGCTTAAACAAGGGCAATACAAATTCGAGGTTGAGCTAATGCCACGCTACAATGGAGAATACACCCTTAACCCGGCAAAGGCCGAGCTGATGTATTTCCCGGTATTTTACGGCCGCGAGAGCCTTAAGAAAGTGAGTATCGGCGGCAATTAA
- a CDS encoding pyridoxal-phosphate dependent enzyme, protein MWYNNILETIGHTPLVKLNKIVKDIPATVLAKIETTNPGNSIKDRMALKMIEDAEKSGKLKPGGTIIEGTSGNTGMGLAIAAVIKGYKCIFTSTDKQSKEKFDALRAFGAEVIVCPTNVDPEDPRSYYSVSSRLEREVPNSWKPNQYDNLSNSQAHYEQTGPEIWEQTEGKITHLVVGVGTGGTISGTARYLKEKNPAIQVLGIDTYGSVFKKYKETGIFDKNEIYPYITEGIGEDFLPQNVDFSLIDHFEKVTDKEAALMTREIARKEGIFAGNSTGSAVAGVLQMKDRFKEGDVVVVIFPDHGSRYMGKMYNDDWLRDRGFLKDDKLTARDIISKKESAEIITIDHEKTVIEAINTIKTLNISQIPVTQHGNIIGKVTESDILDALLESPGLKSQPVKNITTAPFPYVDLNTSIDRISSMINKDNIAVLVTDEKGKAEIITQYDIINAISA, encoded by the coding sequence ATGTGGTATAACAACATCCTCGAAACTATTGGTCACACGCCGCTGGTTAAGCTCAACAAAATTGTTAAAGACATACCGGCAACCGTTCTGGCAAAAATTGAAACTACCAATCCGGGTAATTCAATTAAGGACCGTATGGCGCTCAAAATGATAGAGGATGCTGAAAAAAGCGGCAAGCTTAAACCCGGCGGTACCATTATTGAAGGTACATCGGGCAATACAGGCATGGGCCTGGCCATTGCCGCGGTTATAAAAGGCTACAAATGTATTTTTACCAGTACTGATAAGCAATCAAAGGAAAAATTTGATGCCCTGCGTGCTTTTGGCGCCGAGGTAATTGTTTGCCCTACCAACGTTGATCCGGAAGACCCACGTTCTTACTACTCAGTTTCATCTCGCCTGGAGCGGGAGGTGCCCAACTCATGGAAGCCTAATCAGTATGATAACCTGTCAAACTCACAGGCGCATTACGAGCAAACCGGCCCGGAGATATGGGAGCAAACCGAAGGTAAGATCACACACCTGGTAGTAGGGGTGGGCACCGGTGGTACAATATCTGGCACGGCACGTTACCTTAAGGAGAAAAATCCGGCTATACAGGTGTTGGGTATTGATACCTACGGCTCGGTATTCAAAAAATATAAGGAAACCGGCATTTTTGATAAGAACGAGATTTATCCTTACATCACCGAAGGTATAGGCGAAGACTTTTTACCTCAGAACGTCGACTTTAGCCTGATAGACCATTTTGAAAAAGTGACTGACAAGGAAGCCGCGCTGATGACCCGTGAGATTGCCCGTAAGGAAGGCATCTTCGCCGGTAACTCCACAGGTTCGGCCGTTGCAGGTGTGCTGCAAATGAAGGACAGGTTTAAAGAAGGCGATGTGGTGGTGGTGATCTTCCCTGACCATGGCTCGCGCTACATGGGTAAAATGTATAATGATGACTGGCTGCGCGACCGTGGTTTCCTAAAGGATGATAAACTCACCGCCCGCGATATCATCAGCAAAAAGGAAAGTGCTGAAATCATAACCATCGATCATGAGAAAACGGTTATCGAGGCCATCAACACCATTAAAACGCTCAACATCTCGCAAATACCCGTTACGCAGCATGGCAACATCATCGGTAAGGTAACGGAGAGTGATATTCTGGATGCACTGCTTGAAAGCCCGGGTCTCAAATCGCAACCAGTAAAAAATATCACCACGGCACCATTCCCTTATGTTGATCTGAACACATCGATAGATCGCATATCATCCATGATCAATAAAGATAACATCGCCGTACTGGTAACCGATGAAAAAGGAAAAGCGGAGATTATTACACAGTACGATATTATTAACGCCATATCAGCGTAA